The window AActacttaaaaaaataaaatttaatttagtataaatacgTAAATGCGTGGGGCCAGGTCAAATTAAGGATCAGTACCATACGTTTTTCATATGTATGCAGAAATTGCCAGACTTTGcaaattctgaaaacacaagccaTCGATATTTTCTTAACATGAGAGGCGCAAAGGTCAGCAATTTTCAGGAGACTTTTCATATGCTAATACCAAATTTATTTACCATGCACTTACCTTTGATGTTATGGAGATATCCTGGTTctgcaaaatatttgtaagcTTTTGCAGTGCTTTCGCATCCTGTGGAAGTTGCGGCATATTTCTCTACGTCTGTAAAGGTCAACTTCGGCAAACGTGAGAGGTCCACGCTTGGATCACTGGGAAAATCAAATTCAAATCAAACCAAGCTAAATAGCCACAATCTTCGATTTTTCGCATTTTGTAGACATACAACTAGACTACAATTCTCAGCTATTTTAACTTATCGCTCTTTACCTCGCCCTGGCAAAGGAAATCTTGCAAAAATCGAATGAATGAGTCAGTGATCGGGATGAATCACGGAATCGATCAATTCATGAATAAGCTGAAATAAACTTTCGCCTAGCGCGTTAGAAgtgaaagtgaatgcaaatgcTCGATCACAGAGGTTCTTTGGGTATAATTCAAATTTGAGGAGTGGATAAGGATCGTTTTGTTCCGAAACAAAGAAGTTATTAGTGCAAATATTTGCGTAACTAACCTTTCGTGATCCCACGAGGAAGCCATTGTTTCCCGTAGCAACCgatttgtttgccctccaacatggcggaaaaGATCACGTGACTTCTTAGTGCAAGGCGCCTATTAACCAAGCatcctgttaaaaaaaaaaaaactgtcaaaacgggaatgtaaaatgtaatgtaaCTGTTTTACAAAGATTGTCGAGAGAAGTAGGAGTGAACCGTGACCACATCACACCTTTtccttgctttcttttgttgctgcgGCCCTTAATCTTTCCAGAGCGGTTTCTGGTCTTGATAGCCTTTCTTCGTCTGGGTCAGAACTCTATAGAATAAGGAAAATCAATTTATAAACTAACTTGACAATGAACATTTATATGGGAAATAATGCCTCTGATTCCACCAAGAGGAAGGAATAAAATTTCTGTGCGCATTGATTCTCCTTCAGCGCTCTAAATTGCACTGGCAATATTTTGTTGGGTTGAATTACACTGGAAGgaaaaatgtatttcagttAGCTTTTGACGAGCTTAGCTGTGACGTTTTAATTTGTTTGCTTTTACAAGCTAGAATTGGTAACTTTTGTGAACTCACCTCTGAACTAGAAGAGACCGCTCTTAAAGATTTCCGTGTCTTTTGCAAGACATCATCGTCCTCAATTGCGCTCTTAGTCTGCAAACATCAGATACAATTTTTCTCAGTGATAGCAGGCCAGAGTATGTGTGGCTATTGTATGTCGGGCACTCTTATGAGCCGATATGGTCCACCCACTGAGGATACAGGTGGGCAATTATTCTACATTAGATATATTTTACCCCTAGATTTGTCAGCAGACGTTTTGCAACAAATTGCCCTTTGTCAAAGTTCGTATTACCTGTGCTAGGGATGACAGAGGTACGTCCTTGTAAGTGATGATTAATGCTGTCCTAAAAAGTATCGGGAAGCTGGGGAAAATTGTTCCTGAGCTATATTAAACAAATCGTTATGTTTACCGAGTCGCCAAATTCGAACAATTCTAAGTCGGGTTACATGGAAAGTTGAAAAAGCGCCTTGGCATGCGATCGTTCTTAACGACCGGTCATGagccttttcttttttgtgtgtgtcTGACTTGTTTaatatttgtttcctttccagGTGTAAAATGAACAAACCCCACTCTAATATGCAATCACGATTTCAAGTTGCTTACCTTGGATGAACATATGGGTTTTGTCAAACGACTTGTCTTGTGTTTGATCTGAAACAACACGCAATCATTTATTAATTAACTAAGCATCCTGTTaaaaaaaagctgttaaaaccaTATGTTCAAGATGGGAATGTAAAATGTATGTAACTGTTTTACAAAGTTTGTCGAGAGAAGGAGGACTGAACCATGACCATATCACACCTTTTCGTTGCTGCCTTTTGTTGACGCGGCCTTTAATCTTTCCAGAGCGGTTTCTGTTCTTGATGGACTTTCTTCGTCTGGGTCAGAACTCTATAGAATAAGAAAAATCAATTTATAAACTAACCTGGCAATGAACATTAATATGGGAAAATAATGCCTCTGATTCTACCAAGAGGAATGAAGTTATGAGCGCCTTGTGGCTCGTTCAGCGCTGCAAATTGTCTTGTAACGTGCGCTGGCAAAACTTTGTGGGGTTGACTTATATGAGCAAGAAAAAATGTATTTcggtatttttttccttttacgaACTGCATTTGGTAACCTTTGTAAACTCACCTTTGAACTAGAAGAGACCGCACGTGAAGATTTCCGTGTCTTCTCGAAGACACCATCGACCTCAATTGTGTGCTTAGTCTGGAAACATTAGACATAATTTTTCTCAGTGAGGGCAGGCGAGAGTATGTGTGGCCATTTTATGTCGGGCCGCTTTCGCGCCGCTATGGTCTACCTACTGAGGGATAAAGGTGGCCAATTATTCTATATTACATAAATTTTACTCCTAGATTCCTCAGGAGACCTTTTGCAAGAATTTACCGTTTGTACATACATGAACTTAATTTTTTCTCGAATTTAAGAGTAGCTATCACAagagctaatttctccgagaaAACAATAACGAAAGAGGTCAACAAAATATACAATTACTTGCGGACTACGATTCTGtgcaatatttacaaattattgCTAAATGAATTAAAACTATACGCCGAATTTTAAGAGTACTCTAGTAAAAGCTTACCAAATTTACATGAATTTCAGGATAGCTAATGCTTTTTACATATATTAAAATCGGAAGTGCGAATAAAGTCTGGCACTGAGTTCCATTGATTAGCAGCATGATAAGAAAAAGAACGAAGGCATAGGTACTTGTTTTAGGTATAGGGAGGGTCAGAATATAGTCTCCGCGTAAATTATAAAAGCTGCTACGGATAGTGAACGTATTCCTCATATAGATAGGATCCTtggttaaaaataaacttttgtaACTAAAATTAACACGTGTCTAAGTTTATTGCACAGAGAAACacaatttattttgtccaataAGTTACAATATGTAGATTCGAAATCATTTAGAATACACCTAAGAATCCTTTTATTCAAAacctctatttttttttttttacccgtGCTAGGGATGACAGAGGCACGTCCTCGTCACTGCTGATTATTGCTCCCTCATTATCTGTGGATTCCTTGTCTTCTGGGGATGAAATCTACGAAAGAATTAAAGAACTATTTTCATTGCCCTGCCAGTTAGTGCACGGCAAACGAAACAACACTCGATCAATTCATTTGCCTCAACTGTGACTTGTAAGATGCTCGGCATCCTGATGCATTTGGACTTTTTACCCCTGGCGTGAGAGTCTTCGTTGTTGCGGCAGAGAGTTAAACTCGTTCAGATTCAATGCGTAAATGATGTACTTGTTTCAGTATTACTCGGCCACTTATGAACACTACTCATGGAGTCCACTTACCCTTGCTGCACTTGAAACATCTGACTCTTCGTCTTTATGAAGGACACAGTTTTTGTTGACTCAGCCCTTCGCAAGTTCATAAGTCTCGTCTCTTAGACTATCTACATCTCTCCGGTACTGCGAAAACTCCTGCCAAGAAAAATAGGATCAAACTTAACTTTTGTCTTATGTTATTTCAACCTGTTGATTTCAGTGTTACTTAGGCAAAGAATTAGAGACAGCTCGTTACATTCCTTCTACTAAGGAACCCTTATATCCCTTGCCTTGCATAGGATGGTACTTGCTTGCACATAAGGACTATGGCCGTTTTAGTTACCTCGAAATACAACAGTTTTTGAACACAGTTCCCTTACCTCTTCACTTTCTTTCTCGAGTACTTTAAGCCTTCTCTCCAGCTTATTCGCTCTTTTCCTTTCATTGTCAAGATCTTCAACGGCCTACAACACAATATAAGTTCATCAACCACAAAACAATGTCCGTCAGTTACTGTAGCTGGCTGCTACACTGAAAACACATCACCTGCTCCAGCTTAATTTGGAGATCCGTATTTTGGCTTTTCAATCTTGAGACTTCTTCTTGTAACTGTtcaaagttaaagaaaaaaaattacttttacactggatacaGCTGATTTGTATCGAAACTTTAGGTGGTTAGTTATTGCGTGCTCTACGGGTTGCATTTACCTCTTCTATATTTCCGGTCGCTGCTTTTTGTATTGATGGGGCTCTCTTTTCGCGCTACAAGGAGATAAATAAAACTTTTAACTCACTTCTGATAGAAAAACTATTAAACTAAGTACAAAAAGAAATACGACATCGAATGACCTTTCGCCGCTTCAGTTCTTGAAATGAAATGTGTCCCTCCAATACATCCGACAGGAGTTTAAACTGTTCTTCTTCAGTTTTATTGTACAGGGCAATGAAATCACCCTGTGTGACTTTCGTGTTCAAACGATTTGGTATCTGCAGCACTATAGAAAAGCAGCGCTTTGATAGCCTGGCTACCATTATGTAGTGAGACATATTGTGCTGCAAATAATGtagaaataatatatatattatccATATATAAGTGTAAGAGACACATGAGAGCAAGAAGAAAAATTCCCGggaaaaattacatgtattatagaTTTATTTACGTCGTTTAAATCTTTTACGGAGTGAAAATACTCAAGGGGAAAGATAAAAAGCTGTGTGCTTACTGGTTTTCCTTGTTGAATCACCAACTTTCGCCACTTCGAATAAGCTTGACCTTCTCGCGGTGGTTCGTGTGTTTCGTCGATGCCACATAACTGATAAAGGGACTGTCTTATTGATTGTACATGGGTTATGAAGTCAGGTGGTCGGCTGGTGGAAGAGCTTGACTGAGAATCTTCCACCACTTGAGGCTTCGGAAGTATTTGTCGTAGAGTGGTTGGATATGGAAGGTTGTAGGTTTGTGAGAATGCTGGTGGCATCCCATATGTGAACGGTACAAATGGTGCTGGGTAAAAAGGAGGAGTGAAGATGGGCTGAGAATTTTGCGGATTGGCTGTGTTTTGGCTTGACGGTCCTGTAGTCGCCTCTGGCATAGGTACTGGTTCAATTGACGTGGCTTGTCCGGGAAATACCTGCCTTTGAGCTGAGAAAGCTGGTGAATCTCTCGCTTGCATGCTTTGATATGGTAAATAAACGTTGTGCTGTGTGAAGTTAAATCCTATACGGCTCATAAATTCTATCTGACTCCACCAGATGTTAAAGTGCTACGAAATTCCTGTGCGGTTCTCTTTTTAGGTGTGGACTTCTCATCCTGTTCGGGATAATGTCAACCTGAGAGTCGCGGTTGCACGCAAACACCCACAAATTCACGACAGTCAGTAAGAAAATTAAAGTACGCTGTGATGTGTTCAAAGTGTGGCACTCAGTTTCATCTTCAAAACTGAACCATACACCGAGAAATGTTCAAAACCCTGAGTCGTCCTTCGTAAATTAAATTTTCTTGATATATTGATGTGACTTTCCTCTAAAACTTAAAACGGAACTGCATGCAACTTATCATACATAATTTTTGGTGTGGCATGATAATAGAGGTTCAATGTTCTGATCAAGGCTACTTCGCATCACGGTACTCATACACAATAATCGTTTTTGCTTTGCAGAGAGGGAAAATTAGCACACAATAAGTTGACATTAACTGTCGGGTGAAGGGGATAAAAGTTGAAGAAACTACATAAATTACATATTTTCTTTGATCTCTGTAGGATAAAAGCTACATATGCCACACTGAAAACTTCACGAAGGCCGTGATCGAATTCACTTCACACCCTTGAAGGAAAGCCGCCTGTGGTTCAACAAGTGAGACGAGCTCCACTTCTCATAGATTCGGTTTCTGTACGTACATGGAGTTCATATAAAAAAGGGCGTTTAAACCAGTTCATATTGTATACGTCTGTTTTCAGTAAATATCAAATCTTAAAAGGATATAAGTCACATCATtacacttctttttttttttttaagcgatTCAAATTGATTCAAATCCAGGGGTATTCTAAAGGTGACATGGGTTTGTAGGGAGAGTTTCTTCAAACTATCCGGCTCACAGCCTTTCCATGGAAGTATTACAGTTGGGTGCAACTGAGTTCATACTGTGAGAGCGACTGATTCGCCACAGACTTACGCAGAAATTTACTCGGAGAAAACAATGTACATTCACCTATGTAGTGACAGACAGATATGAAAGGGTTCTTTCAAAGAGTATTAATCCGCCGTGAGGAAAATGTAGATTTCATTCTATGGAGGTCAAAGAAAAGCTGTAATTTATGTCGTTTCTTCACCTTTTATCTCAACTGATTCTGTGCTAATTTTCCCTTTTGcaaagcaaaacaattattctgtAAGAGTACCGTGATGCAATATAGTCTTGATTAGAACATTGAACCTATTATCAGTGAACTGTGGGCCATAATCCCGGGGCCATAATGCTCTTATTGTACATCTCACAATACGTTTTGATTGGATAACACATAAGCGCGCCTTCGTATCAAGTTTTTATTTCGCCAAGGCGGGAATTTTGAGTTTCATTCAAATCTCTCAGTCATGGATTTCGTCCTATCGCTTTTTCTGTCCCTTTTGATATCGTTTGCAATTTACTTAAAAGATAGAATTGTTGTGAATGTCACAGAAGGTGATCAAAGAAACACAACTAGCAACGATTTCGCTGCGTTTTGGGAAGAGCCTGCGATTTCGCGTTTGGTTGACACTCTACACGGCTTTTACCGGGGTGAAGATAATGACGACGAAGATGGCAACGAATTACCCCCGTTCAGGTGGAATTATTTGCCTCTCACATATATCGATCCACTACTTCACTACAACATTGGATGGCAACCTGAGGAAAAACTGTTGTTACACTCCAAGAATGTCTTCGAGAATAGCCACTCCGTGATGTGGCAGATGATGTCACAAGCACAGAAAGGACAACAACAGGTTGGTATATTTGCCACAGATTAGCTGCTTTTTATTAATAATACTGTTGACTGCTTGGCAATTATGATAACAACTCTGGGTCTCTTATCCTTTAGACTTCGCTTGATGCAGACTGTCAGTGTGCCGGTGCATGTAACTGCAAGACGTTTCATCACACAAGGATGAAAGTAGACTATGTGAGAACTCATTTAAGGGACCCTCGCAACCGCAACCTGATATTACCACTCAGTATTGACTACCGACTTGCtgaaaataaagaagccttggagcaaattatttgttgtttgttgaacaTAGACAGCAATAAGTGGGAAATATGCTCTGATAGGCAACCGGTAAGTGTTGTCTTCTCATATTTTGACCAATATTTTAATGTAACGCATACACGACACCGACAACCTTTTCATAACCGCAAGCGTCACGCTAGATTCACTTGCAAACTTATAAATTGTGTCTTTTATTTAACTCTTTTCGGACGCGTAGATTTTTTGCAATGTCCATCCCTGTAGTTTTTCAggttttatttttacattgaccatatatttttttattcataGCTTTCCTCCACTAAAGTGTCCCGTATTAATCATGGATCAATTTTAGAGGCTTGGCCAAAACCAGCTGGTGGCGTCAGAGGAGGCAAAAGGACAGGAGGGGGAGAGAAAAATGTAGGTAACGTTGAAAACAACAGCAGTAACAACCCAAAAGACTAACCAAAAAAGCCTAAGACTAAATATATTATGCATAATATAATATCTTGACTACTCGcgtctttttctttgaaaaggaACGCCGT is drawn from Montipora foliosa isolate CH-2021 unplaced genomic scaffold, ASM3666993v2 scaffold_422, whole genome shotgun sequence and contains these coding sequences:
- the LOC137988587 gene encoding uncharacterized protein, with the translated sequence MQARDSPAFSAQRQVFPGQATSIEPVPMPEATTGPSSQNTANPQNSQPIFTPPFYPAPFVPFTYGMPPAFSQTYNLPYPTTLRQILPKPQVVEDSQSSSSTSRPPDFITHVQSIRQSLYQLCGIDETHEPPREGQAYSKWRKLVIQQGKPREKRAPSIQKAATGNIEELQEEVSRLKSQNTDLQIKLEQAVEDLDNERKRANKLERRLKVLEKESEEISSPEDKESTDNEGAIISSDEDVPLSSLARTKHTIEVDGVFEKTRKSSRAVSSSSKSSDPDEESPSRTETALERLKAASTKGSNEKIKHKTSRLTKPICSSKTKSAIEDDDVLQKTRKSLRAVSSSSESSDPDEERLSRPETALERLRAAATKESKEKAPCTKKSRDLFRHVGGQTNRLLRETMASSWDHESDPSVDLSRLPKLTFTDVEKYAATSTGCESTAKAYKYFAEPGYLHNIKVTYGDSEAVVSARCYRSMKKNETPHSLQVIIGMDQTTVSGKCSCVAGAGGICHHVVGLLFYLSHCKQLGLKSLPDDLTCTMMAQRWSIPRGNRISPQCVDALMVKKPQEGANYDKFIKTTLYSPASQYHILGPNEKAKLKSLNPEPLLWSLLPDLENFASSQLPSVQTKFGMVPKGSVISYQQRLTEKYVINNYAQTTFPKLPLPDAGERFKNNVSICLNSNKLAKLESLSVTLEMAHALEEKTREQDESDLWHSLRKKRITASKFGVVARRISNFDTLVKQLQPSRLVQTAAMKRGIEMEGRAAYIYATKAKQGKVNLYPSGLVINPKCPWLGSSPDRKVYDIEAAQNGSSSPCGLFETKVVQEGTTSLDDVAYLKHDPISNELTLNKKHVYYLQVQCQLGTTGLDWCDFFCYINDDLFFCQRIVFDPIFFQECKDKVDMFYFTYFL